One Urocitellus parryii isolate mUroPar1 chromosome 8, mUroPar1.hap1, whole genome shotgun sequence DNA window includes the following coding sequences:
- the LOC113179119 gene encoding triggering receptor expressed on myeloid cells 1-like — translation MMLWGLLWTLFFSGLQAAAQSKEEEYVLQEGETLTVDCPSNMKYAYSQKAWQRLRNGEEPQTLAVTERSQGTLNQIQVGRYLLKDDPPESMFQVRMINLQVEDSGLYRCVVYYPPPKEPVLLFHPVRLVVTADPSTKRTSDKNSTPKLAPTTIRPTTLPPTKTLRTFYTSSRTVVQSLPMPTAVIPPNITVNPTDAIRFSVFSIVVPVACGILIKSLVFTVLFVVTQRSFGL, via the exons ATGATGCTTTGGGGGCTACTGTGGACGCTGTTTTTTTCAG GACTCCAAGCTGCTGCTCAGTCAAAAGAGGAAGAGTATGTCCTACAAGAGGGGGAGACCCTGACAGTGGACTGTCCCTCCAACATGAAGTATGCCTACAGCCAGAAGGCTTGGCAGAGGTTGAGGAATGGGGAGGAGCCCCAGACACTGGCTGTCACAGAAAGATCTCAGGGGACACTCAATCAAATCCAGGTGGGGAGGTACCTTCTCAAAGATGACCCTCCGGAGTCCATGTTTCAGGTCCGAATGATCAACCTTCAAGTGGAGGACTCAGGACTGTATCGGTGTGTGGTCTACTATCCTCCTCCCAAGGAGCCTGTCCTCCTGTTCCATCCTGTCCGCCTGGTGGTGACTGCCG ATCCTTCAACTAAGCGTACCTCTGACAAGAATTCTACCCCTAAATTGGCTCCTACTACCATCCGTCCTACCACCCTTCCTCCCACGAAGACCCTGAGAACGTTCTATACCAGCTCCAGAACTGTGGTCCAATCCCTACCCATGCCAACAGCTGTCATCCCTCCGAACATCACAGTCAACCCTACAGATGCCATCAG GTTCTCTGTGTTCAGCATTGTCGTTCCTGTGGCCTGTGGAATCCTCATTAAGAGCCTGGTCTTCACTGTCCTGTTTGTTGTCACTCAGAGGTCATTCGGACTCTAG
- the LOC113179118 gene encoding triggering receptor expressed on myeloid cells 3-like translates to MQGAGQQRWPLLGLLLLLLCVSGLQAEGESEEQKCLQEGRNLTVTCPYNINKYAFSLKAWQRVRSNGLLETLVITETRNADLNVAQAGRYLLEDYPTEAIIRVTMTGLQRGDAGLYQCVIHLTSQNLVILHHRIRLVQCSEHWVGVPALIFVACGFVLNKGLVFSVLFVLLRKPRPQKVFGQGAGPAPGTVPGVGQDAGIDAKRVPQDGRN, encoded by the exons ATGCAGGGGGCAGGCCAGCAGAGGTGGCCActgctggggctgctgctgctgctgctctgtgtCTCAG GGCTCCAAGCTGAGGGTGAAAGTGAGGAGCAGAAGTGCCTGCAGGAGGGCAGGAACCTGACGGTGACCTGTCCTTACAACATCAACAAGTACGCCTTCAGCCTGAAGGCCTGGCAGCGGGTGAGGAGCAACGGACTTCTGGAGACTCTGGTGATCACGGAGACTAGAAATGCAGACCTAAACGTGGCCCAGGCTGGGAGGTACCTGCTGGAGGATTATCCCACTGAAGCCATCATCAGAGTCACCATGACCGGGCTCCAGAGGGGGGACGCGGGGCTGTACCAGTGCGTGATCCACCTCACCTCTCAGAACCTTGTCATCCTGCACCATCGGATTCGGCTAGTGCAGTGCAGTG AGCACTGGGTGGG TGTTCCTGCTCTGATTTTTGTGGCCTGCGGATTCGTCTTGAACAAGGGCCTGGTGTTCTCAGTCCTGTTTGTCCTCCTCCGGAAGCCCAGGCCTCAG AAGGTCTTTGGTCAGGGGGCAGGGCCAGCCCCAGGGACAGTGCCAGGCGTAGGCCAAGATGCTGGGATTGATGCCAAGCGGGTCCCGCAGGATGGGAGAAACTGA